A genome region from Sceloporus undulatus isolate JIND9_A2432 ecotype Alabama chromosome 1, SceUnd_v1.1, whole genome shotgun sequence includes the following:
- the APLNR gene encoding apelin receptor — MEFSSDADNHSAIEQCDYAEWSFSKVLIPSIYLLVFFLGTTGNGLVLWTICWRSQEKRRSADTFIANLAVADLTFVVTLPLWATYAILDYHWAFGSFACKLSSYLVFVNMYASVFCLTGLSFDRYLAIVRPIANAKLRSKASGLLVTVILWAMAALLALPAMIFRSAGILDDEYDKVTCFMDFSSVATNETEAAWEAGLGLSSTLMGFVFPFAIMLTCYFFIARTIAGHFRKEHSEGLRKRKRLLTIIIVLVATFALCWLPFHLVKTVYMLMDWEVMPLSCDVHVFLSNLHPYCSCLAYVNSCLNPFLYAFFDPRFRQACVAVLSCTSRHLAGAAGDKSASYSSGHSQNQPGKGQEPQREKSCPKTQESLLRG, encoded by the coding sequence ATGGAGTTCAGCAGTGATGCTGACAACCACTCAGCCATTGAGCAGTGTGATTATGCTGAATGGAGTTTCTCAAAGGTCCTGATTCCCTCCATCTACTTGCTAGTTTTCTTTCTAGGCACCACTGGCAATGGCCTGGTGCTATGGACCATTTGCTGGAGAAGCCAGGAGAAACGACGATCTGCAGATACATTCATTGCCAATTTGGCAGTGGCTGACCTGACTTTTGTGGTTACCTTGCCACTCTGGGCTACCTATGCCATCCTGGACTATCACTGGGCCTTTGGCTCTTTTGCCTGCAAGCTCAGCAGCTACCTGGTCTTTGTCAACATGTATGCCAGTGTCTTCTGCCTTACGGGACTCAGCTTTGACCGCTACTTGGCCATTGTTCGCCCCATTGCAAATGCCAAACTGAGGTCAAAGGCTAGTGGACTTTTAGTGACTGTTATACTCTGGGCTATGGCTGCCCTTCTGGCTTTGCCAGCCATGATCTTCCGGAGTGCAGGAATACTCGATGACGAGTATGACAAAGTGACCTGTTTCATGGATTTCTCCAGCGTGGCCACCAATGAGACAGAGGCAGCCTGGGAAGCAGGGCTAGGTTTGTCCTCTACTCTTATGGGCTTTGTGTTTCCCTTTGCCATCATGCTGACCTGCTACTTTTTCATTGCCCGTACCATTGCTGGCCACTTCCGAAAGGAGCACAGTGAAGGACTGAGGAAGCGGAAGCGCCTGCTGACCATTATCATTGTCCTGGTGGCCACTTTTGCTCTATGTTGGCTGCCCTTCCATCTGGTGAAAACTGTCTATATGCTGATGGACTGGGAGGTGATGCCTTTGTCTTGCGATGTCCATGTCTTTCTTAGCAATCTTCACCCCTACTGCAGCTGCTTGGCCTATGTCAACAGTTGCCTCAACCCTTTTCTCTATGCCTTCTTTGATCCCCGCTTCCGACAGGCCTGTGTTGCTGTCCTCTCTTGCACATCAAGGCATTTGGCAGGTGCTGCAGGGGACAAGTCAGCCAGTTATTCCTCTGGGCATAGCCAGAACCAACCAGGGAAAGGACAGGAACCTCAGCGGGAGAAATCATGTCCCAAAACTCAGGAGTCTCTGCTTCGTGGGTAA